A region of Pyxidicoccus parkwaysis DNA encodes the following proteins:
- a CDS encoding SDR family NAD(P)-dependent oxidoreductase: MSETKSPKKKVAAIVGAGPGLGTALAWRFARESYTVGVFARSGETLRQVQRDVQDAGGHAGAYPMDATDEAAVRASFARLRAEHGAPDVCVYNAGIFKMAGFLETSPEDFEAAWRINCLGAMLCAREVLPAMLEEQRGTLLFTGATASLRGGPRSAAFASGKFGLRALAQSLAREFGPRGIHVAHVVIDGIIDTRRAQARGGPRPPHQLAPDAIAETYWQLHRQDPSAWTQELDLRPSPEKF; the protein is encoded by the coding sequence ATGAGCGAGACGAAGAGTCCGAAGAAGAAGGTGGCGGCCATCGTTGGAGCGGGCCCGGGGCTGGGCACCGCGCTGGCCTGGCGCTTTGCCCGCGAGAGCTACACGGTGGGCGTCTTCGCCCGGAGCGGGGAGACGCTGCGCCAGGTGCAGCGCGACGTGCAGGACGCCGGAGGCCACGCCGGCGCCTACCCCATGGACGCCACGGACGAGGCCGCGGTGCGCGCGTCCTTCGCCCGGCTGCGCGCGGAGCACGGCGCCCCCGACGTCTGCGTCTACAACGCCGGCATCTTCAAGATGGCGGGCTTCCTGGAGACGTCCCCCGAGGACTTCGAGGCGGCGTGGCGCATCAACTGCCTGGGCGCCATGCTGTGCGCGCGCGAGGTGCTGCCCGCCATGCTGGAGGAACAGCGCGGCACGCTGCTCTTCACCGGCGCCACCGCGTCGCTGCGCGGCGGCCCGCGCTCGGCGGCGTTCGCCTCGGGGAAGTTCGGCCTGAGGGCGCTGGCGCAGTCGCTGGCCCGCGAGTTCGGCCCGCGCGGCATCCACGTGGCCCACGTCGTCATCGACGGCATCATCGACACCCGCCGCGCCCAGGCCCGGGGAGGCCCGAGGCCCCCGCACCAGCTCGCGCCGGATGCCATTGCCGAGACGTACTGGCAGCTGCACCGGCAGGACCCGTCCGCGTGGACGCAGGAGCTGGACCTGAGGCCCTCGCCCGAGAAGTTCTAG
- a CDS encoding GNAT family N-acetyltransferase — protein sequence MLPGTVPVTLRPVSASDEAFLFTLYASTREAEVAMWGLPPAQRDAFLRMQWMAQGRDWATRYAGADHRVVLVEDTPAGRLLVARGETEWRLVDISLLPAHQRTGVGTRLLRELLDEAAKAHVPLRLRVLHGNPARALYERLGFRLEPVQGADGDPYLAMEWLPGPRGG from the coding sequence ATGCTCCCCGGCACCGTGCCCGTCACCCTGCGTCCCGTGTCCGCCTCGGACGAGGCCTTCCTGTTCACCCTGTACGCGAGCACGCGCGAGGCCGAGGTGGCCATGTGGGGCCTGCCGCCCGCGCAGCGCGACGCGTTCCTGCGCATGCAGTGGATGGCGCAGGGGCGGGACTGGGCCACGCGGTACGCCGGGGCGGACCACCGGGTGGTGCTGGTGGAGGACACGCCCGCCGGGAGGCTGCTGGTGGCGCGCGGCGAGACGGAGTGGCGCCTCGTGGACATCTCGCTGTTGCCGGCGCACCAGCGCACGGGCGTGGGGACGCGGCTCCTGCGCGAGCTCCTGGACGAGGCCGCGAAGGCCCACGTCCCGCTGCGGCTGCGCGTGCTGCACGGCAACCCGGCGCGCGCGCTGTACGAGCGGCTCGGCTTCCGTCTGGAGCCGGTACAGGGAGCGGACGGCGACCCGTACCTGGCCATGGAGTGGCTGCCGGGGCCGCGCGGGGGCTGA